From the Salmo trutta chromosome 2, fSalTru1.1, whole genome shotgun sequence genome, one window contains:
- the LOC115162997 gene encoding coagulation factor XIII A chain-like gives MMQNENKSDHHCHLYEGKNNILIVRRAQEFQMTLQFNQPVNPSDKFQIEFYIGIDTYVLNGTKIIVPFDGSQTGNWTGRMIQEQGDECVVGITPSADAIIGKYYTNVAVIGYNGISRTQKDSGTDFYLLFNAWASNDEVYMPNEEDRQEYVMNENGCMYQEESGGGRQWYYGQFVEGILDICFQILDDSRMPLVNRGDAAKVCRIGSAMIPGALISLWFFVYIFFHSLWNQMNSQDDRGVLVGNWSEDFSLGTAPTFWIGSDQILLQYANKGPVSYAQCWVYAGTLNTFLRCLGIPARVITNFNSAHDNSGNIITDLVFNSVGNQLELNERLTRDSIWNYHCWNEAYLSRLDLPADQDLGGWQVVDSTPQETSDGKREIRIMGETYFSLLYTHFVCLEWDSKLHNQIHENAAI, from the exons ATGATGCAAAATGAGAACAAGAGCGACCACCACTGTCACTTGTACGAAGGCAAAAACAACATTCTCATCGTCCGTAGGGCTCAAGAGTTTCAGATGACCCTCCAGTTCAACCAGCCCGTAAATCCCAGTGACAAATTCCAGATTGAGTTTTACATTG GTATCGATACCTACGTGTTGAATGGCACAAAGATCATCGTCCCCTTTGACGGCTCACAAACTGGGAATTGGACCGGCCGCATGATACAGGAACAAGGGGATGAGTGCGTGGTGGGCATCACCCCTTCTGCAGATGCCATCATCGGAAAGTACTACACAAATGTGGCGGTCATCGGTTACAATGGAATCTCAAGGACACAAAAGGACTCTGGAACAGACTTCTACCTGCTGTTCAACGCCTGGGCGTCCA ATGATGAAGTGTACATGCCCAATGAGGAAGACAGGCAGGAGTATGTGATGAATGAAAATGGCTGCATGTACCAGGAGGAATCAGGTGGTGGAAGACAATGGTATTATGGTCAG TTTGTGGAAGGGATTCTGGATATCTGTTTCCAAATTTTGGATGACTCACGCATGCCTCTAGTAAACAGAGGCGATGCTGCCAAAGTCTGCAGGATAGGCTCTGCAATG ATTCCTGGTGCACTAATCTCTTTGTGGTTTTTTGTCTATATATTTTTCCATTCTTTGTGGAACCAGATGAACTCCCAGGATGACCGCGGAGTCTTGGTGGGCAACTGGAGCGAGGACTTCTCCCTTGGCACTGCACCAACCTTCTGGATTGGCAGTGACCAGATCCTGCTCCAGTACGCCAACAAAGGGCCCGTCAGCTACGCCCAGTGCTGGGTCTACGCCGGGACGCTCAACACCT TCCTGCGGTGTCTGGGCATCCCTGCCAGGGTGATCACCAACTTCAACTCCGCCCACGACAACTCAGGGAACATAATCACGGATCTCGTCTTCAACTCAGTGGGAAATCAGCTTGAACTGAACGAGCGCCTTACCAGAGACTCAATCTG GAACTACCACTGCTGGAACGAGGCTTACTTGTCCAGACTTGACCTCCCTGCAGACCAGGACTTGGGTGGCTGGCAGGTTGTGGATTCCACCCCCCAGGAAACCAGTGATGGTAAGAGAGAAATTAGGATAATGGGGGAGACCTACTTTTCACTTCTGTATACACATTTTGTATGCTTAGAATGGGATTCAAAATTGCATAATCAAATTCATGAAAACGCAGCCATTTAA